Genomic DNA from Enterococcus saccharolyticus subsp. saccharolyticus:
GGGCAATGGTTTTACTCTGTTTCTAGCGTATCTTTTTATTGTAATCTATGCGCTCATTTTTACCAATGAAACAGGTTGGACGTTGTTATTGTTTGCTACACTATTGGTCGGCATAGAGATGATTAGTCTTTTGGGTTCTTTGCGGCGTTTGAAGCTAGTTAGCCGAGAAGAACTATTATTGCAAATGGGAGAATCAGCAAAACTCTCTTTTGAAATAACCAAACGGGGTAGCTATCCACTTGTGTTCATCCAAATGAAACTAATGAGTACTGCTTTTCCATCAACGATTTCTTTGTATTTTTTTCAAGGAAAAAAGCAGCTCCAAACCATGTGGTCACCTGCAGAACGCGGCTATTTTCAAAAAGTACCTATTCAAGTAACTAGTAGTGATTTTTTTGGATGGTTTCAAAAAAAACGCATATTAGAGATGGAAATGAACGGATTTGTGCTACCACAATTTTCTGTCGAAGCAGACACAGTTGTTGCTTATTTTCAGCAAGTATTGCATCAAAGTACATATGGCGAATCAAGTTTTACCGTGAAAAACTATCGTCCGTATCGTATGGGTGATGCGTTAAAGCAAATTGATTGGAAAGTCTCTAGTCGTCAACAAGAATTAATTTACCGAGAATACCAACAATACCAAACTTCAGAATGGGTTTTTATCTTTTATGGACAGGATAGTTTTTATTTTGAAGAAATGTTAGGGATCTTTTATTCCTTGCATCGTCAGTTTCCACAATTTACTACAATTTTAATAGGTGAAAACGTCCCAATGGTTGAGACGAATGATTTAAGGCAATATGCACTTATTCAGCCATTAATTGCGCCACAAGTTTTACCGGAATTCCATCAAAAGAGAATTTTTCTATTTACACCCCAATATTCTGAGGCGTTAGAAGAACAAGTGACACACTTGCAACGAGACAATCAACTCACTGTTTATACGTATAAAGAATTGATGGCAAAGTTAGGAATTGAGGTGACATTATGACACAACAATTCAAAGATAAATTTTTTCCAATGGTGTTAACCTTTCTGACGTTTGTTTTATTCTTCATGCAATTTTTGTCTATTTATCGTCTAGGTACGTCTTTATTGGCGAATGTGACAGTGGGGATTTTTTGTTTGATTGCAGGTATGATACCGTATCGTTGGTTGAAATTTCCCATTTATTGTGTAGCAGGCAGTGGTATGGCCTATCTCTTTATGCCACTGGAGCAGACGTTTTCTCTAGATTGGTTCTTTCTATTTGCGAAAACACTCAAAGAGAATTATTTGGGATTTTCGAGTGGAGAAATTGCTTTTATTCCACCAGCAATTGCATTGACTATTATTTTAACGTTGATGGTTTTATTGATTGAACTGCAAATTGAATATTTACGTGTTTATTTGAGTACTATGATTGTTGTAGGATACTTATTACTTTTGGTGATTTATAATCATTTGGCTTTAAGTATGGTAATCTTATTTATTTTATGTAATGCTTTGTTTTTCCGTCTAGTCGTTTATGTAAAAGAGCGGCAAGCCATCATTTTTGGCACAGTGATGATTGGTATCTTATTTTTTAGTGCCTTCGCTATTCCCAAAACAACTATGGAGAATCGATTATTAGAAGTAAGTTCTTCCATTCGTAATCGATTGAATCAACAAGGATTTTATCGTTATTTTGAACAAAACGGTCAAGGAATTGGTGGCGTTAATGGGATATCACGGACAGGTTTTAGCGAAGATGATGCTTCGTTGGGTGGCCCTTTACTAGATGATCGGACGATTTTATTTGAAGCAAACCAGCAACAC
This window encodes:
- a CDS encoding DUF58 domain-containing protein codes for the protein MKQLKNWGNGFTLFLAYLFIVIYALIFTNETGWTLLLFATLLVGIEMISLLGSLRRLKLVSREELLLQMGESAKLSFEITKRGSYPLVFIQMKLMSTAFPSTISLYFFQGKKQLQTMWSPAERGYFQKVPIQVTSSDFFGWFQKKRILEMEMNGFVLPQFSVEADTVVAYFQQVLHQSTYGESSFTVKNYRPYRMGDALKQIDWKVSSRQQELIYREYQQYQTSEWVFIFYGQDSFYFEEMLGIFYSLHRQFPQFTTILIGENVPMVETNDLRQYALIQPLIAPQVLPEFHQKRIFLFTPQYSEALEEQVTHLQRDNQLTVYTYKELMAKLGIEVTL